The genomic DNA ACAcatctttataatttttctttttttttgtggaaaatGTTAGAGTCGGCCAGACTGAGGGTATAAGTGGAGACCGACATATAACTTTGAAGAACAATATTAGCATCCATGTTTTAAGTCTGTTAGAATCGGTTTCTGACTGACGCCGAAATGCAGTTTTCTTGCAGTgatttatattaataaattttggttAAATACCTATAAATCTTccgatctttttttttttttaaaagaatcaaACTTTCGAGTACTATGTTTTTTGGTGAATACTTTCgagaactattttttttttaaagtacttTTGAGAACTATTATTAGTTAGATCatagttttttatattatttatttatttattttgacaaatttttatatatttttattatttgtagatagttggatttttttgtttttaaggatTGTAGATAGTTGGATTATAAGTTAGTGGAATAATCAAAGGCGGAAAGTATATACTGTTTTCTATATACTcgaatatatatctttttttaaacaactgATCGTATATaatatcttgatttttttttttgaataggTAATATCTTGATATATAGTTGTACCTTTTTATGTTTCTTCATATATGGTAGTTGATATAAGACAGAACACGACAATATATTTCTTGGTCCGGTAATGTTCAAGATATAAAGTGGTACACATCCACTACATGGATGTATTCGTTTGCTATTTTTATCTGGTTCTAAATAGcatattttccaaaaaacaaATAGTTCCAAACTAAAAAAAGCATATATAATAAGCATAATCGACCAAAACctgtgaagccccgatacttcaaaatggatgacgtatcgtatcccctgcgtatcctgcaccgatacctgcccgatacttcccgatacgtatcgggagagtatccaaatattaaattttattttttaaaaaaataattttccgaTACATCCTGATACGcacggatacttgtgttttttttatattattttgatttgtgtgtttttttttttggtgaaaaataagaaaaaaaacataagtataaaaacatgatattgctataatatatatatatatatattctttatctttctttggtgccagtacgacccacaccacagaaacaatttcatcttcccctttctaaaaaattagggtttcaactttttcttccaaaatggTCACCTTCTTTCAACTTTGgatatagtgcttcttttttggatcgatatagtatagcactaacaatgttccttttggatatagtatagcGTTGATGTATAACACtgatggtgctctttttggtatattttgcgtatgtaattgactaatcaccACTCtattaatcgtcaatattatttatatttatgttaatgtgctacgagtctaatttcttgtgtttgttaatatatttgcatattaaaaaaaaggttataattatattatacatttaattatataatttttttattaacgtatcccagccgtatcgtatcttgatttttgaaattttcccgTATCggcgtatcggtgcagtatcgtatccgtatcgtatctcgtatccagGCTTCACAGACCAAAACCGTTGAACTTTTAGTTAAACTTAAGGTTtcatttgtaccaaaaaaaaaaaaaaaaaaacttaaggtTTCATTCTCCTTCTCTTTAAATTAAGTATTTTCTTTTGACTTTATAAGCAATTGGTATATGTTCTTACATATGTGTTGAGTCGGACACCAACTTCAATGGTAACACTAAACCAATGTTTTCCAGTTCTTtgttatcttatcttatcttatatataaaagtttttaaGTCTTTTAGAGTAAAAATATTGTCTTCAATTTCCTTTctaatttttgcttttttaatttttaatttttttaatttttttttttataaaaatgatcatatatatataagttctTAAGTCTTGTAGACAATTTTTTGGAGTCAAAAAATTTGTTGCATATTTCCTTCCAAATTTTTGGCtttattttattccttttaaaaaatatctctcatatgtccccgtgagcttagctcagttggtaagaacaatgcataatatatgcgaGGTTCGAGGTTTGAAGCCTagataccacaaaaaaaaatctctttttatacaaaatttttATCGTCGCTTAGACAACTTTTTTGGAGTCAAAAAATTTGTGGCAAATTTCCTTCCtaattttttgcttttgtttttggttttcaaaaaatgacatttaaGGTGATTGAGGAGCAACATGACATTTGGAGTGACACATTGATTCACCGTACTAACCACTTGAACAAGTACTCTCGTTTCATAACTGACAATTGTTTGCATTAATCTCAATAAAGAGATAGATGAGATTCAAAGAATCGTAATTGTTGTCAAAACTCTGAATCAAAACCTTTACTTTTGTGCAATAAATCCATTTGTTTTgtgcaatcaaatcaaacttaCAAACACTTCCCCCAATCAAGACATTTTATAGTAACCTGAGTTGGATTTctgaatgaaatattttttggtcaaactaTATTTACTTTACAGCCAAACTTTAAATTACCATGTGTTGTTCCACACTGTTAataccaaaagaaaaatcacGTTATAGTGTTACTTTCTTTAGttattttctaaattatctTCACAaaaacccatttggggttggtcTAGTGGTTGACTTGGGATCTTCGAGTTTGgtcctccagaggtctcaggttcgattccctctggtgccaatttcggtgggctaagttcatacagagcttgctctgacATTAAACGGGGCCCCcacaagtgggcggtgggattggtcccctcggattagtcgattcttggattggataccgagttttcaaaaaaaaaaaaattatcttcacAAATAATTACATGGTGTGATGATTTGTTTAGATGCATTTGTAAAAAACAATTACGTTATCGGTGCATACAAATTAAATAAGTCATTTCCCAACAAAAATTGTTtccatttctattcaaaatgCATCAAATTTAAGAGAGTGTTTCTTTGATCTAGAGAGTTGCATAaccttagggcacatgttagcaTTGTTAAATAGTCTTGAATCTCATCCCAAAAACTAACTTAAAGGATGAGGGTACTCGAACATATTTAAACACTTGACATCCCATGAACCTGAACAATGTGAGACAAATAACAAACTAGgaacattttcaaaaccaacaTCAACAAGCATAACTCttttatgttttataaaaaagcaaaatatcatcaatgaatTGGCTAAGGCATGAACAAAGCCAGCTACATAACCTCCAACAAGAGCACCAAAATAAACCACGAAAGGGTGTAGACTCCACTTGACAAAGATCTATACACTATAGATGATTTAGAAGAATATGTATAAAGTCATTCATATGTCTTTTTGATTTAGAATCTCCTCCTTCTTCAACTAGCTAGGTGTCATTTGTGGTTCTTAAGGGAACGAGTCACCTTAATTATCTTCAGTGTCATTTTGGAAAATAAACATTATTCTTCCACCAACATGTCATGCACTTTTTCTCCTGCATATAAGGAACTCAATTAGTCACCTCTTTCCCATACTTTCACTTgactaaaaaacaaataaccAAAACCATATTCTTTTTCTaacaatattattcatattcattcattcatcaacAAATGGCAACCTCTTGGACTGCAAGGCAGAACAAACTGTTTGAACAAGCATTGGCTTTATATGATAGAGAAACTCCTGAAAGATGGCACAATGTGGCCAAAGTGGTTGGAAAATCAGTTGAAGATGTTAAGAGTCACTATGAGATCCTCAAAGAAGATGTTCAACGTATTGAGCATGGCCATATCCCTTTTCCTCGTTACAAAACTAACACCAACTCCTAAGGTATAATATATGTACTGCTGCtacacattttcattttctatgaCCATGTTCTTAAATTAATATGTTTTTGAGGGAAGTCTAAAAGAGGCTACACTCTTTGGATTATGAGTCCCTAAACTTAATTAGATATTAAAGCCTAATATATTAAACACGTATATTAAATCCCCTAAACTAAGTTTAGCTAAAATTTAGAAACTAAACCCACTTTAGTTGATATGGTAGTATTGATTTGGGACTTGAGAGTTTTCTTAAGGTATTAGGTTCGTTTCTTCCGATACCAATTTAGGTaggctaatttaacttctttaaaaaaaaaactaaaatttagaaaCTATAATAAGATTTGTCGCtgtatttcaaattttttattatctttacAAACATATAAGCACCCTAAATTGTGCAGAATAAGCaactgttttttaaaataaaccatCTCATAATATTGAGGTTTACCATAATataaaatctctttcaaaaaattactCTATGATTGCCGTGTACTTAAAGTACTTGCTGCTATGCGGGGTCCATATTGAATGGGATAAGAATTTGGGAATAGATGTTTAAAAAGTGTGACAGATATCGTTGTCCTAAGAGTATTGGTTAAACATCCaaaataagtaagtttttaataaaatgttgtgtaatcataacttgataaaaaataatatcttatatttttaagacaaaatttttatttgtagattTCTTAACTAATGCTCTAAGGACACTAGTTAGCAAAATCGTAGTTTTATATATGTGGTTCATAACTTACTTCATATGTACatttatatgtttaatttttccTTAGGAATTGTCTTGTTCATCCAACTACAATATGTCCATCCATGCACTTAAACAATGACTTATGACTTGTCGGTGCActtaataatgaaaaattgatGATCCTAATCATATATCCTATATTGTCCATCGAATAAACTATAAAATATCAATGGCCCCAAGCTTGCTGGTTCAAACAAATGCACGTGCTTGAAGTTTGAATTCCAAAGaggaaaaaaagtgaataatttCTAATTTGTGCAAAATGAAAAGTGTGTATATATTGGATAGCTTGTTACATATCTGTGCAATTAACTTTATAACCTTTCTTcaattttatatgcaaaaacaaaaagaaagaagcaAAGAACATTCTTATTCTTGTATAATAagtatttgaaaattttggattcAATATTTTAACAAGTTAATCTTTTCCTATATGCTTCGCAGGTTCTTGAAGATATATCCAGAACACAATAAGCTTGAATAACCAACCAATATTTGGTGTATCTTTAATAAACAACAATGCATACTAGTATATCTTTGGCGCAAGCTATAGAACACACTAATTGCACCCTGCCAAGTGAATGTGGCAATCTTCTATCTATCAACATATTTCCTTAATTTCTTTCTATAGCTAGTCAAATTAATTGTATTCCTCACCCTTTAATTTCCTTacattgtaccaaaaataaaaaatattgtatttagattaatttaattcattattgTAAGTTTATGAAGGATTGAATTCTAAATATCATGTTTTATCTTTCATTCTttgtacttttattttcttttagtaCAAATTTGGAACAAAGTTAAACCGAGTGATTAATGAACTTcagtaaaaaaaactaatcgttcaaaaacaaaaagtgtttgaattatgattgaaatagtcatcaacaacattataTTTACCTTATGTCAAACTATGAATTACTAGTATACTCTTCCCTCTTacatcaaaaagaaaatgatactCTTCGCCTTGGAAACTGAAGGGTTAAACCAAAATATATACGACAATTTTTAATTCAGAGGGAATAACGTACTCAAAATACTGTAtgataagaaaatgaaaagtaaatataaattgtaaaatagaaatataaaatgtaacatatattgctcaaaccctttttttttatgtccaTAGACAATGTGACAAGAACCACTAAAACTCACACATAGAGATTCAAGATCCTAAGATCGGATCTTGTTGATATTATCAACTGAGCTAGGTCTCACAAACTTGGTCAGACACTCTTTATTCAACAAAAAGACATATAATGCTCAAAAaccctctttaaaaaaaaaacctctttctaattaatactaaatttttatttttgaattatttactATGTGATTCAAAGCACAAGTTAACAAGACCTATATAATACTTCAATGACATTAGTTTGTCATTTGTCATGTTTTCTATGTTGGAAACAAACTATCAAAAAGAGTAAGTGATATCAAGTTCCCATCCTTTATATATACTTTATTTCTcgccaaaaaataaataacatttactaCAAGAAAACATAATTTTAGACTCCAATTTTAGCGTCAGTCCCCGACACCAACACTAATAGTACCACTTAGAGTCGGAGGGAcacacatttataatttttttttgtagaaaatgtTAGAGTCGGTCAGACCTAGGGAATAAGTTGAGAGACCCACATATAACGTTGAAGAATAATGTTAGCGTCCACGTTCCAGGTCTCTTAGAGTGAGTTTTCTTATTGTAGTTCTTTTTTATGTTCTTCATATATGGTAGTTGATATAAGACAGAACACGACAATTTATTTTCTTGGTCCGGTAATGTTCAAGATATAAAGTGGTACACGTCCACTAAATGGATGTATTCGTTTGCTATTTTTATCTGGTtctaaaaatctaaaaaagatagtatattttccaaaaaaaaaatagttccaAACTAAAGCATATATAATAAAATCGACCAAAACCGTTTAACTTTTAATTAAACTTAAGGTTTCATTCTCCTTCTCATTAAGTTAAGTATTTTCTTTTGACTTTATAAGTAATTGGTGTGTGATGAGTCAGACACCAACTTCAATGGTAAcactaaaaaatgtttttttaggatttttttttgaagtgttACACAAGAAAAGGAACAAGTTATTTCAATTCCTTGTTATCTTATCTTACATATAaaagtttttaagttttttagtcaatttttttggagtaaaaaaattgtcttcaatttcctttcttttttgtttttgttttataaaaatgatcttatatattatatataaaaattctttAGTCTTTTAGACAATTTTTTGGAGCCAAAAAATTTGTCGCATAATTCCTTCCaaattttttgctttatttatttttttctttttaaaaaaatgatctcTCATATATAAAAGTTCTCAAGTCGTTTAGACAACTTTTTAGAGTCAAAAAAGTTGTGTTCAATTTCCTTCCTagttttttgcttttgttttttattttcaaaaaatgatctcatatattataaataaaagtcCTTAAGTCTCCTAAATAATTATTTGgagacaaaaaaatttgcaaattTTCTTCGTaattttttgcttttatttttggttttcaaaaaataaattgaagatcAACATGACATCTGAAGTGACACTTTTATATCACCGTACTAACCACTTGAATAAGAACCCTCGTTTCATAAATGATAATTGTTTGCATTAATCTCAATAAAGAGACAGAGgagattcgaagaatcctaattGCTGAAAAAACTCTGAATCAAAACTTTTACTTTTCAGCAATAAATTCAACTGTTTTgtgcaatcaaatcaaacttaCAAACTACCCCCAATCAAGACATTTTATAGTAACTTGAGTTGGATTTCTGAATGgaatattttttggtcaaactaTATTTACTTTACGGCCAAACTTTAAATTACCATGTCTTGTTCCACAGTGTTAataccaaaagaaaaatcacaTTATAGTGTTACTTTCTTAAGTTATTTTCCAAATTATCTTCACAAATAATTACATGGTGTGATGATTTGTTTAGTTgcacttgtaaaaaaaattacattatcgATGCATACAAATTAAAGCGTTCATTTCACAACTTAAATCGTTtccatttctattcaaaatgCATCAAATTTAGGTGAGTGTTTCTTTGATCTAGAGAGTTGCTTAaccttagggcacatgttagcaTTGTTAAATAGTCTTGAATTTCATCCCAAAAACTAACTTAAAGGATGAGGATACTCAAACATATTTAAACACTTGACATCCCATGAACCTGAGCAATGTGAGACAAATAACAAACTACgaacattttcaaaaccaacttCAACAAGCATAACTCttttatgttttataaaaaagcaaaatatcatcaatgaatTGGCTAAGGCATGAAGAAAGCCAGCTACATAACCTCCAACAAGAGCACCAAAATGAACCACGAATGGATGTACACTCCACTTGACAAAGATATATGAAACATGATTTAGAAGAATATGTATAAAGGCATTCATATGTCTTTTTTATATAGAATCTCCTCCTCTTCAACTAGCTAGGTGTCATTTGTGGTTCTTAAGGGAACGAGTCACCTTAATTATCTTCAGTGTCATTTTGGAAAATATACATTATTCTTCCACCAACATGTCATGCACTTTTTCTCCTGCATATAAGGAACTCAATTAGTAACCTCTTTCCCATACCTTCACttgactaaaaaatatataaccaaTCATATTCTTTTTCTaacaatattat from Medicago truncatula cultivar Jemalong A17 chromosome 8, MtrunA17r5.0-ANR, whole genome shotgun sequence includes the following:
- the LOC11409706 gene encoding protein RADIALIS-like 1, with protein sequence MATSWTARQNKLFEQALALYDRETPERWHNVAKVVGKSVEDVKSHYEILKEDVQRIEHGHIPFPRYKTNTNS